A window of the Tursiops truncatus isolate mTurTru1 chromosome 14, mTurTru1.mat.Y, whole genome shotgun sequence genome harbors these coding sequences:
- the LOC101315661 gene encoding oxaloacetate tautomerase FAHD2A, mitochondrial isoform X1: MLVSGRRRWLTALLQAQRWPFQPSRDMRLVQFRAPHLTGPHLGLESGNGGGVINLSAFDPTLPKTMIEFLGQGEAALSVAKRKLGVSLLCSNRQPYENEEAVYCYAAAGSPQSAPLSCSGLCRALAAQLPVLPRSEVTFLAPVTRPDKVVCVGMNYVDHCKEQNVPVPKEPIIFSKFSSSIVGPYDEVVLPPESQEVDWEVELAVVIGKKGKHIKATDAMAHVAGFTVAHDVTARDWQMRRNGKQWLLGKTFDTFCPLGPALVTKDSVADPHNLKICCRVNGEVVQSSSTNQMVFKTEELIAWVSQFVTLFPGDVILTGTPPGVGVFRKPPVFLKKGDEVQCEIEELGVIVNKVV, encoded by the exons ATGCTGGTCTCTGGTAGAAGAAGGTGGCTCACGGCTCTGCTGCAGGCTCAGCGTTGGCCCTTTCAACCCTCCAGAGACATGAGATTGGTGCAGTTCCGGGCACCCCACCTGACGGGACCTCATCTGGGCCTGGAGTCAGGGAATGGTGGAGGTGTCATCAACCTCAGCGCCTTTGACCCCACACTGCCCAAGACGATGATAGAGttcctggggcagggagaggccgCTCTCTCAGTGGCAAAGAG AAAATTGGGTGTATCTCTACTGTGCAGTAATAGGCAGCCATACGAAAACGAGGAAGCTGTATACTGTTATG CTGCTGCAGGATCTCCCCAGAGTGCCCCTCTCTCCTGCTCTGGTCTCTGCAGAGCCCTGGCTGCCCAGTTGCCAGTCCTACCACGGTCAGAAGTGACATTCCTGGCTCCAGTTACACGGCCAGACAAGGTGGTGTGCGTGGGCATGAACTATGTGGACCACTGCAAAGAGCAGAACGTGCCTGTGCCCAAGGAGCCCATCATCTTCAGCAAGTTTTCCAGCTCCATCGTGGGGCCCTACGACGAGGTCGTCCTCCCTCCTGAGAGTCAG GAGGTGGACTGGGAGGTGGAGCTGGCTGTGGTCATTGGAAAGAAAGGCAAGCACATCAAG GCCACAGATGCCATGGCCCATGTGGCTGGCTTCACTGTGGCACATGACGTGACTGCTCGTGACTGGCAAATGAGACGCAATGGAAAGCAGTGGCTGCTGGGAAAAACCTTTGACACCTTCTGCCCCCTGGGCCCTGCCTTGGTGACCAAGGACAGTGTAGCAG ATCCACACAACTTAAAGATCTGCTGCCGAGTGAATGGGGAGGTGGTCCAGAGTAGCAGCACCAACCAGATGGTGTTTAAGACAGAAGAGCTAATAGCCTGGGTCTCCCA GTTCGTCACTCTTTTCCCAGGGGACGTCATCCTGACCGGGACCCCCCCAGGTGTTGGTGTATTCAGAAAACCTCCTGTCTTTCTCAAG AAGGGCGATGAAGTCCAGTGTGAGATCGAGGAACTAGGTGTCATCGTCAACAAGGTGGTGTGA
- the LOC101315661 gene encoding oxaloacetate tautomerase FAHD2A, mitochondrial isoform X4 — protein sequence MLVSGRRRWLTALLQAQRWPFQPSRDMRLVQFRAPHLTGPHLGLESGNGGGVINLSAFDPTLPKTMIEFLGQGEAALSVAKRKLGVSLLCSNRQPYENEEAVYCYAAAGSPQSAPLSCSGLCRALAAQLPVLPRSEVTFLAPVTRPDKVVCVGMNYVDHCKEQNVPVPKEPIIFSKFSSSIVGPYDEVVLPPESQEVDWEVELAVVIGKKGKHIKATDAMAHVAGFTVAHDVTARDWQMRRNGKQWLLGKTFDTFCPLGPALVTKDSVAGDVILTGTPPGVGVFRKPPVFLKKGDEVQCEIEELGVIVNKVV from the exons ATGCTGGTCTCTGGTAGAAGAAGGTGGCTCACGGCTCTGCTGCAGGCTCAGCGTTGGCCCTTTCAACCCTCCAGAGACATGAGATTGGTGCAGTTCCGGGCACCCCACCTGACGGGACCTCATCTGGGCCTGGAGTCAGGGAATGGTGGAGGTGTCATCAACCTCAGCGCCTTTGACCCCACACTGCCCAAGACGATGATAGAGttcctggggcagggagaggccgCTCTCTCAGTGGCAAAGAG AAAATTGGGTGTATCTCTACTGTGCAGTAATAGGCAGCCATACGAAAACGAGGAAGCTGTATACTGTTATG CTGCTGCAGGATCTCCCCAGAGTGCCCCTCTCTCCTGCTCTGGTCTCTGCAGAGCCCTGGCTGCCCAGTTGCCAGTCCTACCACGGTCAGAAGTGACATTCCTGGCTCCAGTTACACGGCCAGACAAGGTGGTGTGCGTGGGCATGAACTATGTGGACCACTGCAAAGAGCAGAACGTGCCTGTGCCCAAGGAGCCCATCATCTTCAGCAAGTTTTCCAGCTCCATCGTGGGGCCCTACGACGAGGTCGTCCTCCCTCCTGAGAGTCAG GAGGTGGACTGGGAGGTGGAGCTGGCTGTGGTCATTGGAAAGAAAGGCAAGCACATCAAG GCCACAGATGCCATGGCCCATGTGGCTGGCTTCACTGTGGCACATGACGTGACTGCTCGTGACTGGCAAATGAGACGCAATGGAAAGCAGTGGCTGCTGGGAAAAACCTTTGACACCTTCTGCCCCCTGGGCCCTGCCTTGGTGACCAAGGACAGTGTAGCAG GGGACGTCATCCTGACCGGGACCCCCCCAGGTGTTGGTGTATTCAGAAAACCTCCTGTCTTTCTCAAG AAGGGCGATGAAGTCCAGTGTGAGATCGAGGAACTAGGTGTCATCGTCAACAAGGTGGTGTGA
- the LOC101315661 gene encoding oxaloacetate tautomerase FAHD2A, mitochondrial isoform X3, whose amino-acid sequence MLVSGRRRWLTALLQAQRWPFQPSRDMRLVQFRAPHLTGPHLGLESGNGGGVINLSAFDPTLPKTMIEFLGQGEAALSVAKRALAAQLPVLPRSEVTFLAPVTRPDKVVCVGMNYVDHCKEQNVPVPKEPIIFSKFSSSIVGPYDEVVLPPESQEVDWEVELAVVIGKKGKHIKATDAMAHVAGFTVAHDVTARDWQMRRNGKQWLLGKTFDTFCPLGPALVTKDSVADPHNLKICCRVNGEVVQSSSTNQMVFKTEELIAWVSQFVTLFPGDVILTGTPPGVGVFRKPPVFLKKGDEVQCEIEELGVIVNKVV is encoded by the exons ATGCTGGTCTCTGGTAGAAGAAGGTGGCTCACGGCTCTGCTGCAGGCTCAGCGTTGGCCCTTTCAACCCTCCAGAGACATGAGATTGGTGCAGTTCCGGGCACCCCACCTGACGGGACCTCATCTGGGCCTGGAGTCAGGGAATGGTGGAGGTGTCATCAACCTCAGCGCCTTTGACCCCACACTGCCCAAGACGATGATAGAGttcctggggcagggagaggccgCTCTCTCAGTGGCAAAGAG AGCCCTGGCTGCCCAGTTGCCAGTCCTACCACGGTCAGAAGTGACATTCCTGGCTCCAGTTACACGGCCAGACAAGGTGGTGTGCGTGGGCATGAACTATGTGGACCACTGCAAAGAGCAGAACGTGCCTGTGCCCAAGGAGCCCATCATCTTCAGCAAGTTTTCCAGCTCCATCGTGGGGCCCTACGACGAGGTCGTCCTCCCTCCTGAGAGTCAG GAGGTGGACTGGGAGGTGGAGCTGGCTGTGGTCATTGGAAAGAAAGGCAAGCACATCAAG GCCACAGATGCCATGGCCCATGTGGCTGGCTTCACTGTGGCACATGACGTGACTGCTCGTGACTGGCAAATGAGACGCAATGGAAAGCAGTGGCTGCTGGGAAAAACCTTTGACACCTTCTGCCCCCTGGGCCCTGCCTTGGTGACCAAGGACAGTGTAGCAG ATCCACACAACTTAAAGATCTGCTGCCGAGTGAATGGGGAGGTGGTCCAGAGTAGCAGCACCAACCAGATGGTGTTTAAGACAGAAGAGCTAATAGCCTGGGTCTCCCA GTTCGTCACTCTTTTCCCAGGGGACGTCATCCTGACCGGGACCCCCCCAGGTGTTGGTGTATTCAGAAAACCTCCTGTCTTTCTCAAG AAGGGCGATGAAGTCCAGTGTGAGATCGAGGAACTAGGTGTCATCGTCAACAAGGTGGTGTGA
- the LOC101315661 gene encoding oxaloacetate tautomerase FAHD2A, mitochondrial isoform X2, with product MLVSGRRRWLTALLQAQRWPFQPSRDMRLVQFRAPHLTGPHLGLESGNGGGVINLSAFDPTLPKTMIEFLGQGEAALSVAKRKLGVSLLCSNRQPYENEEAVYCYAAAGSPQSAPLSCSGLCRALAAQLPVLPRSEVTFLAPVTRPDKVVCVGMNYVDHCKEQNVPVPKEPIIFSKFSSSIVGPYDEVVLPPESQEVDWEVELAVVIGKKGKHIKATDAMAHVAGFTVAHDVTARDWQMRRNGKQWLLGKTFDTFCPLGPALVTKDSVADPHNLKICCRVNGEVVQSSSTNQMVFKTEELIAWVSQGRHPDRDPPRCWCIQKTSCLSQEGR from the exons ATGCTGGTCTCTGGTAGAAGAAGGTGGCTCACGGCTCTGCTGCAGGCTCAGCGTTGGCCCTTTCAACCCTCCAGAGACATGAGATTGGTGCAGTTCCGGGCACCCCACCTGACGGGACCTCATCTGGGCCTGGAGTCAGGGAATGGTGGAGGTGTCATCAACCTCAGCGCCTTTGACCCCACACTGCCCAAGACGATGATAGAGttcctggggcagggagaggccgCTCTCTCAGTGGCAAAGAG AAAATTGGGTGTATCTCTACTGTGCAGTAATAGGCAGCCATACGAAAACGAGGAAGCTGTATACTGTTATG CTGCTGCAGGATCTCCCCAGAGTGCCCCTCTCTCCTGCTCTGGTCTCTGCAGAGCCCTGGCTGCCCAGTTGCCAGTCCTACCACGGTCAGAAGTGACATTCCTGGCTCCAGTTACACGGCCAGACAAGGTGGTGTGCGTGGGCATGAACTATGTGGACCACTGCAAAGAGCAGAACGTGCCTGTGCCCAAGGAGCCCATCATCTTCAGCAAGTTTTCCAGCTCCATCGTGGGGCCCTACGACGAGGTCGTCCTCCCTCCTGAGAGTCAG GAGGTGGACTGGGAGGTGGAGCTGGCTGTGGTCATTGGAAAGAAAGGCAAGCACATCAAG GCCACAGATGCCATGGCCCATGTGGCTGGCTTCACTGTGGCACATGACGTGACTGCTCGTGACTGGCAAATGAGACGCAATGGAAAGCAGTGGCTGCTGGGAAAAACCTTTGACACCTTCTGCCCCCTGGGCCCTGCCTTGGTGACCAAGGACAGTGTAGCAG ATCCACACAACTTAAAGATCTGCTGCCGAGTGAATGGGGAGGTGGTCCAGAGTAGCAGCACCAACCAGATGGTGTTTAAGACAGAAGAGCTAATAGCCTGGGTCTCCCA GGGACGTCATCCTGACCGGGACCCCCCCAGGTGTTGGTGTATTCAGAAAACCTCCTGTCTTTCTCAAG AAGGGCGATGA